A single region of the Epinephelus moara isolate mb chromosome 16, YSFRI_EMoa_1.0, whole genome shotgun sequence genome encodes:
- the cdk16 gene encoding cyclin-dependent kinase 16 — protein MERMRKIKRQLSLTLGRGGAGGGDRTLSDTINQEVTSHSDSEVVSLRGSSGSLKVRGSSSSVQSLLQSYSSSLRKPRGLGRSLSSYLNHTTRLEIVHEDVKMSSDGESDPASSSDDVQSPVRVRLRNKKISSEDINKRLSLPADIRLPDDYLEKFNLIGPALFEQPISRRLRRVSLSEIGFGKLETYIKLDKLGEGTYATVYKGRSKLTDNLVALKEIRLEHEEGAPCTAIREVSLLKDLKHANIVTLHDIIHTQKSLTLVFEYLDKDLKQYLDDCGNIIHVHNVKLFLFQLLRGLSYCHRRKVLHRDLKPQNLLINERGELKLADFGLARAKSIPTKTYSNEVVTLWYRPPDILLGSTDYSTHIDMWGVGCIFYEMATGRPLFPGSTVEEELHFIFKLLGTPTEQSWPGISSNDEFVAYNYPQYRAERLSNHTPRLSSEGVDLLSKFLQFEGKKRISSAESMNHRYFSNLGNRAMTLPDTTSIFSLPEIQLEKETIRPTTVTPDPANSPGKRRSLLF, from the exons AtggagaggatgaggaagatCAAACGGCAGCTGTCACTCACTCTGGGGAGGGGAGGGGCCGGGGGAGGGGACAGGACGCTGAGTGACACCATCaaccaggaagtgacatcacacagtgactcag AGGTGGTGTCTCTTCGTGGTTCCTCTGGAAGTTTGAAGGTTCGAGGTTCGTCTTCATCAGTTCAGTCTCTCCTACAGTCGTACAGCAGCTCACTGAGGAAGCCTCGAGGCCTCGGACGCAGCCTGAGCTCCTACCTGAACCACACCACCAGACTGG agatCGTCCATGAGGATGTGAAGATGAGTTCAGATGGAGAAAGTGATCCGGCTTCTTCATCAGATGACGTTCAAAGTCCCGTCAGAGTGAGACTGAGAAACAAGAAGATCTCCTctgag GACATCAACAAACGTCTCTCGTTACCGGCCGACATCCGTCTTCCAGACGATTACCTGGAGAAGTTTAATCTGATTGGTCCGGCTCTGTTTGAGCAGCCAATTAGCCGAAGGCTGCGCAGAGTGTCTCTG tcAGAGATTGGTTTTGGGAAACTGGAGACGTACATCAAACTGGATAAACTGGGAGAG GGGACATATGCTACAGTGTATAAAGGTCGCAGTAAACTGACTGATAACCTCGTGGCTCTGAAGGAAATTCGACTGGAACATGAAGAAGGAGCTCCATGTACTGCAATCAGAGAAG TGTCTCTGCTGAAGGATCTGAAACATGCCAACATCGTCACGCTCCATGACATCATCCACACACAGAAGTCCCTCACGCTGGTGTTTGAGTATctg GACAAAGATCTGAAACAGTATCTGGATGACTGTGGAAACATTATCCATGTTCACAATGTCAAA CTCTTCCTGTTCCAGTTGCTTCGAGGTTTGTCGTATTGTCATCGGAGGAAAGTTCTCCACAGAGACCTGAAACCCCAAAATCTGCTGATCAACGAGCGAGGAGAACTAAAACTGGCTGACTTTG GTCTGGCTCGAGCAAAGTCCATCCCGACAAAGACATACTCTAACGAGGTGGTGACGCTGTGGTACCGACCGCCGGACATCCTGCTGGGCAGCACCGACTACTCCACTCACATCGACATGTG GGGTGTTGGTTGTATCTTCTATGAGATGGCGACAGGTCGACCTCTGTTTCCTGGTTCCACGGTAGAGGAGGAGCTCCACTTCATCTTCAAACTCCTGG GCACTCCCACAGAGCAGAGCTGGCCTGGGATCAGCTCTAATGACGAATTTGTGGCGTACAACTACCCTCAGTACAGAGCGGAGAGACTGAGTAACCACACCCCCAG gctcAGCAGTGAAGGTGTGGACCTGTTGTCAAAGTTCCTGCAG TTTGAAGGGAAGAAGAGGATCTCATCAGCTGAGTCAATGAATCACCGTTACTTTAGTAACCTTGGAAACAGAGCGATGACACTTCCTGACA CAACGTCCATCTTCAGTCTGCCAGAGATCCAGCTGGAGAAAGAAACGATCAGACCAACAACAGTCACACCCGAtccag CGAACAGTCCGGGCAAGAGGCGGAGTCTGCTGTTCTGA
- the rad51c gene encoding DNA repair protein RAD51 homolog 3: protein MQRSVSSLSLSPSVKMKLVTAGFQFTADLLHLKPLQLSKEASLSQQEALEVLQAVRREGGGGDEAAAAAAAGGGGGGASASLTALELLQKEEELRSIITFSSQLDAILGGGLPVGKTTEICGAPGVGKTQLCLQLAVDVQVPQCFGGVGGQVVYIDTEGSFLLQRVVDVAAAAVRHCSLLVEDDEQRAAMGDFTVETILSNMFLVRCHDYVELLAELHLLPDFLSDHPRVRLLVIDSVAFPFRQHFDELSQRTRLLSGLAQQLITMATTHNIAVVMTNQMTTRLRGSQSQLVPALGESWGHAPTIRLLLHWSGSQRLADIFKSPDHKAATVQYQITSEGFRDVDQSEQPPSKRPRTHSVQSAAS, encoded by the exons ATGCAGAGGTCGGTGTCCAGTTTGTCTCTGAGTCCCAGTGTGAAGATGAAACTGGTCACGGCTGGTTTCCAGTTCACCGCAGACCTGCTGCACCTCAAACCGCTGCAGCTCAGCAAAG AGGCCAGTCTGTCCCAGCAGGAGGCGCTGGAGGTGCTGCAGGCtgtgaggagggagggaggaggaggtgatgaagcagcagcagcagcagcagcaggaggaggaggaggaggagcgtcGGCCTCTCTGACAGCTCTGGAGCTCCtgcagaaggaggaggagctgaggagcATCATTACGTTCTCATCTCAGCTGGACGCCATTCTCGGAGgaggacttcctgttgggaaaACTACCGAAATCTGTGGAGCTCCAGGAGTTGGAAAAACCCAGCTGtg CCTGCAGCTGGCGGTGGACGTTCAGGTCCCTCAGTGTTTCGGGGGCGTCGGAGGTCAGGTGGTCTACATCGACACCGAGGGAAGCTTCCTGCTTCAGAGAGTCGTCGATGTCGCTGCTGCCGCTGTACGACACTGCTCCTTATTGGTCGAAGACGACGAGCAGCGAGCCGCCATGGGGGACTTCACCGTGGAAACCATCCTGTCCAACATGTTCCTG GTACGTTGCCATGACTACGTGGAGCTGCTCGCCGAGCTCCACCTGTtgcctgacttcctgtctgaccACCCGAGGGTCCGCCTCCTGGTGATCGACAGCGTGGCCTTCCCGTTCCGGCAGCACTTTGACGAGCTGTCGCAGAGGACGCGCCTCCTCAGCGGCCTCGCCCAGCAActcatcaccatggcaaccaccCATAACATCGCTGTAGTAATGACCAACCAGATGACCACCCGGCTGCGGGGTAGCCAATCGCAGCTGGTCCCTGCCCTCGGAGAGAGCTGGGGCCACGCCCCCACCATCAGGCTCCTCCTCCACTGGTCGGGGTCACAGCGGCTGGCGGACATCTTTAAATCTCCAGATCATAAGGCGGCCACTGTCCAATACCAGATCACCTCGGAGGGATTCAGAGAcgttgaccaatcagagcagccGCCGAGCAAACGGCCCCGGACACACTCCGTCCAATCAGCTGCCAGCTAG